One window of the Crassaminicella thermophila genome contains the following:
- the fliW gene encoding flagellar assembly protein FliW — protein MILNTKHFGKIEIDEEKIITFEEGLLGFEAIKKYTVIMNPDKEVPFHWLQAVEEPDLAFVITNPFLFKKDYDFYIPERIVDELEIQKEEDVMIFSIAVVPKELKNMTINLRGPLIINTNNKKGKQIVLDTDKYPLKYYIFEENR, from the coding sequence GTGATTTTAAATACTAAGCATTTTGGAAAAATTGAAATCGATGAAGAAAAAATTATTACATTTGAAGAAGGCTTGCTTGGCTTTGAAGCTATAAAAAAATATACAGTTATTATGAATCCAGATAAAGAAGTTCCTTTTCATTGGTTACAAGCTGTAGAGGAACCAGATTTGGCATTTGTCATTACAAATCCATTCTTGTTTAAAAAGGATTATGATTTTTATATTCCGGAAAGAATTGTAGATGAATTAGAGATTCAAAAGGAAGAAGATGTGATGATATTTAGCATTGCAGTAGTTCCAAAGGAATTAAAGAATATGACAATAAATTTAAGAGGACCTTTGATTATTAATACAAACAATAAAAAGGGGAAACAAATTGTATTAGACACTGATAAGTATCCTTTAAAATACTACATATTTGAGGAAAATAGATAG
- the csrA gene encoding carbon storage regulator CsrA: MLILSRKKDESIIIDKKIEIKIIAIEEGKVRLGISAPKDIEIHRKEVYLEVQRENKEAAGGSLNLEALGDLLKK, encoded by the coding sequence ATGTTAATACTCAGCAGGAAAAAAGATGAAAGCATTATAATAGATAAAAAAATAGAAATAAAGATTATTGCTATTGAAGAAGGAAAAGTAAGATTAGGTATATCTGCTCCTAAGGATATTGAGATTCATAGAAAAGAAGTGTATTTGGAAGTACAAAGAGAGAATAAAGAGGCTGCAGGGGGAAGTCTAAATCTTGAAGCACTAGGGGATTTGTTAAAAAAATAG
- a CDS encoding flagellin N-terminal helical domain-containing protein, which produces MRINHNLMAMNTHRQLGIGQFNAARSMEKLSSGYRINRAGDDAAGLSISEKMRAQIRGLNQASRNAQDGISMIQTAEGALQETHSILQRMRELAVQAANDTNVEIDRESIQGEIEQLKSEIDRIAGSTEFNKQTLLKGDGKVNLDRTTLVTNSKLSGGNTVYTQAKQVSTMSGGASGIAASGAYAEFTLNGEKIRIDIAAGNAEGKASGSIYNVTGNSATVNAKATWGGTSGNNAIKAYADALDQVIAANDKLAGNYDARISGTALIIEATATGDFKGDAGNIAAAVFSVSGNITEGGDVLGSTTDVQAMKTIELSGISGLTTSTTFSDDLNALIGKGLTINGKQIEFYNANDGKYEGDAIGVNISDAYAETNSTSGAAAVAKAIADQVDIDGVVLSASGTNLVVKAEAGLGKDGNNIEFTDGGVQEDFKAEFQIGANQSQTMEIKIGDMRSDALGIKDLDLSTKEGAQAAITTLESAIAKVSTQRSELGAFQNRLEHTIKNLDTSAENLQASESRIRDVDMAKEMMEFTKNNILQQAAQAMLAQANQAPQGVLQLLR; this is translated from the coding sequence ATGAGAATTAATCACAACTTAATGGCAATGAATACTCATCGTCAATTGGGAATTGGTCAATTTAATGCAGCTAGATCAATGGAAAAATTATCATCAGGTTATAGAATTAATAGAGCTGGTGACGATGCAGCTGGTTTATCTATTAGTGAGAAAATGAGAGCACAAATAAGAGGACTTAATCAAGCTTCTAGAAATGCTCAGGATGGTATTTCTATGATCCAAACAGCAGAAGGTGCACTTCAAGAAACACATTCAATACTTCAAAGAATGAGAGAACTTGCAGTACAAGCAGCGAATGATACAAATGTAGAAATTGATAGAGAATCTATTCAGGGTGAAATTGAACAATTAAAGAGTGAAATCGATAGAATAGCAGGTTCCACAGAATTCAATAAACAAACTTTATTAAAAGGTGATGGAAAAGTTAACTTAGATAGAACAACTTTAGTTACAAATTCTAAATTATCAGGTGGAAATACTGTATATACACAAGCTAAGCAGGTAAGTACAATGTCAGGTGGAGCTTCTGGTATTGCTGCGTCAGGAGCATATGCAGAATTTACGTTAAATGGAGAAAAAATTCGTATAGATATAGCAGCTGGAAATGCAGAAGGGAAAGCATCTGGTTCAATTTATAATGTAACAGGTAATTCTGCTACAGTAAATGCAAAGGCAACTTGGGGTGGTACTAGTGGAAATAATGCTATAAAAGCTTATGCTGATGCGTTAGATCAAGTTATTGCAGCAAATGATAAATTAGCTGGAAATTATGATGCGAGAATTTCAGGAACAGCTCTTATTATAGAGGCTACTGCTACTGGTGATTTTAAAGGCGATGCAGGTAATATAGCGGCTGCTGTATTTAGTGTTTCTGGTAATATTACAGAAGGTGGAGATGTATTAGGAAGTACTACAGATGTTCAAGCTATGAAAACTATTGAGCTAAGTGGAATAAGTGGATTAACTACATCTACTACGTTTTCTGACGATTTAAATGCATTAATAGGAAAAGGACTAACTATAAACGGTAAACAAATTGAATTTTACAATGCAAATGATGGTAAGTATGAAGGCGATGCTATTGGTGTAAATATAAGTGATGCTTATGCTGAGACTAACTCAACTTCAGGAGCGGCAGCTGTAGCTAAAGCAATTGCAGATCAAGTAGATATAGATGGAGTTGTATTATCAGCTAGTGGAACTAACCTTGTAGTAAAAGCAGAGGCTGGATTGGGAAAAGATGGAAACAATATTGAATTTACAGATGGTGGTGTACAAGAAGATTTCAAAGCTGAGTTCCAAATTGGAGCAAATCAATCACAGACTATGGAAATAAAAATAGGAGATATGCGTTCTGATGCACTTGGTATTAAAGATTTAGATTTGTCAACTAAAGAAGGAGCTCAAGCTGCTATTACAACCCTTGAAAGTGCAATTGCTAAAGTATCTACTCAAAGGTCAGAACTTGGTGCATTTCAAAATAGATTAGAGCATACAATCAAAAACTTAGATACATCTGCTGAAAATCTACAAGCATCTGAATCAAGAATCAGAGATGTAGACATGGCTAAAGAAATGATGGAATTCACTAAGAACAACATCCTACAACAAGCTGCTCAAGCGATGTTGGCTCAAGCTAACCAAGCACCTCAAGGAGTACTTCAATTATTGAGATAA
- a CDS encoding 6-hydroxymethylpterin diphosphokinase MptE-like protein — MLLIDNINILKTKYKDVWEILKRVEENIEKSTFKLENTKKNIPTLVFNNQEKSLYIHSKYDPIREAEVFIDKFKNISDYKHVVFYGVGLGYHIDVFTKKYPNIAFSIYEPKPEILYYYLENRNLKGLNVKKLNSIYVQSNINDTGRCVEKFVKSIKEEVLFIILPSYERIFKQEYLTFIDLFKKYVSNRRSTLNVNAAYEKRWIINSIINFKETINTPNIIHQKRLCFKDKPVLLVSAGPSLEDEIQNIRYIKENGLAYIFSVGSAINALIAHGIYPDAMTTYDPTHLNQKVFEKVIEQGIDTIPLIFGSSVGFETLQKYKGPKMHMITSQDTVANYYLRLKENSGLEKVNDAPSIAVVTFQLLKKLGVSKVILVGQNLAYRNKKFYAESIKYDHGSFEVTENEMENLIKVKNVYGDEVYTSDALNRMRKQLEMYINLYDVEVINTTKDGAAIEGTVFKQLDEVIDEVLKEKVVEKDWFVCSKAEYDMQYLKKKYELMDKEFEQIKDINKKLVNIFRKLDKLKENRDRKGINKILPKFDKLFKSYQNNKFFEVFIRPMNRVQYELLLSKVPNIRMQKDEIGKADMIIEEFGKFIYGCQKDIQMILPIVQNIHSEIKNLLDEEESSDEKVKKDRSIIAIIPARGGSKGIKNKNIKYLIDKPLISYTIEAAKKSKYIDRIVVTTDDIEIKKVSEQFGVEVPFIRPKELAQDDTPGIEPIIHAVKWLEDNEGYRADYVINLQPTSPLRTSEDIDQAVEKLLNSNSISLVSVCESSEHPYWMKKIENGIMQSFLEVDIKNKNYRRQDLPKVYSLNGAIYMSTTENLVSNKSFYSENTLPYIMPKERSIDIDDMIDFKLAELTLRGEIND, encoded by the coding sequence ATGCTATTAATTGATAATATAAATATTTTGAAAACTAAGTATAAAGATGTATGGGAAATATTGAAAAGAGTAGAGGAAAATATAGAAAAAAGTACATTCAAATTAGAAAATACAAAGAAAAATATACCTACTTTAGTATTTAATAATCAAGAAAAATCTCTCTATATTCACAGCAAATATGATCCTATAAGAGAAGCAGAAGTTTTTATTGACAAATTTAAAAATATATCAGATTATAAGCATGTAGTTTTTTATGGTGTTGGATTAGGATATCATATAGATGTTTTTACAAAAAAATATCCTAATATTGCATTTTCTATATATGAACCAAAGCCTGAAATATTATATTATTATTTAGAAAATAGAAACTTAAAGGGTTTGAATGTTAAAAAACTAAATAGTATTTATGTACAAAGCAATATAAATGATACAGGTAGGTGTGTGGAAAAGTTTGTAAAGAGTATAAAAGAAGAAGTACTTTTTATAATCTTACCAAGTTATGAAAGGATATTTAAACAGGAGTATTTGACTTTTATAGATTTATTTAAAAAATATGTATCTAATAGAAGAAGTACGCTTAATGTCAATGCAGCTTATGAAAAAAGATGGATCATCAATAGCATTATTAATTTTAAAGAAACTATAAATACACCAAATATTATCCACCAGAAGAGATTATGCTTTAAAGATAAACCAGTACTCTTAGTATCAGCAGGGCCTTCTCTTGAAGATGAAATACAAAATATAAGATATATCAAAGAAAATGGATTAGCGTATATTTTTTCTGTTGGTTCTGCTATTAATGCGTTAATTGCTCATGGAATATATCCAGATGCAATGACAACTTATGACCCAACCCACTTAAACCAAAAAGTATTTGAAAAAGTTATAGAACAAGGAATAGACACAATTCCTTTAATATTTGGAAGTAGTGTTGGATTTGAAACATTGCAAAAATATAAAGGTCCGAAAATGCATATGATTACTAGCCAGGATACAGTTGCTAATTATTATCTTCGATTAAAGGAAAATAGTGGATTGGAAAAAGTCAACGATGCACCTTCTATTGCAGTGGTAACTTTTCAATTATTAAAAAAATTAGGTGTAAGTAAAGTCATATTGGTAGGGCAAAACCTTGCATACAGAAATAAGAAATTTTATGCAGAAAGTATTAAATATGATCATGGTTCTTTTGAAGTGACCGAAAATGAAATGGAGAACTTAATAAAAGTCAAAAATGTTTATGGAGATGAAGTATATACAAGTGATGCCTTAAATAGGATGAGAAAGCAGCTTGAAATGTATATAAACTTATATGATGTAGAAGTAATTAATACTACTAAAGATGGAGCTGCGATTGAAGGAACGGTATTTAAACAGCTAGATGAAGTGATAGATGAAGTGTTAAAAGAAAAAGTAGTAGAAAAAGATTGGTTTGTATGTAGCAAAGCAGAATATGATATGCAGTATTTGAAAAAGAAATATGAATTAATGGATAAAGAGTTTGAGCAAATAAAAGATATAAACAAAAAGCTTGTTAATATTTTTAGAAAATTAGACAAACTCAAAGAAAATAGAGACAGAAAAGGGATTAATAAGATATTACCTAAATTTGATAAGTTATTTAAAAGCTATCAAAATAATAAATTCTTTGAGGTATTTATTAGACCTATGAATAGAGTGCAGTATGAATTGCTTTTAAGCAAAGTACCAAACATTAGAATGCAGAAAGATGAAATAGGTAAAGCGGATATGATTATCGAGGAGTTTGGGAAATTTATATATGGCTGTCAAAAGGATATACAAATGATTTTACCTATTGTTCAAAACATACATTCTGAAATAAAGAATTTATTGGATGAGGAAGAATCAAGTGACGAAAAGGTAAAAAAAGATAGAAGCATAATAGCTATTATCCCTGCTAGGGGAGGATCTAAAGGAATTAAAAATAAAAATATCAAATACTTAATAGATAAGCCTTTAATAAGTTATACGATTGAAGCAGCAAAAAAAAGTAAGTATATAGATAGAATAGTTGTAACTACAGATGATATAGAGATAAAAAAAGTGAGTGAACAATTTGGTGTAGAAGTACCTTTTATAAGACCAAAGGAATTAGCTCAAGATGACACGCCTGGAATTGAACCAATTATTCATGCAGTAAAATGGTTGGAAGACAATGAAGGATACAGAGCAGATTATGTGATTAATCTTCAACCAACATCACCATTGAGAACGAGCGAAGATATAGACCAGGCTGTAGAAAAATTATTAAATAGTAATTCAATATCACTAGTTAGCGTATGTGAGAGTAGTGAACATCCTTACTGGATGAAAAAAATTGAAAATGGAATAATGCAGTCATTTTTAGAAGTAGATATTAAAAATAAAAACTATAGAAGACAAGATTTACCTAAAGTATATAGCTTAAATGGTGCTATATATATGTCTACGACAGAAAATCTAGTATCAAATAAATCATTCTATAGTGAAAACACGCTTCCGTATATAATGCCTAAAGAGAGATCGATCGATATAGATGATATGATAGATTTTAAATTAGCGGAATTAACCTTAAGGGGAGAAATAAATGATTAA
- the neuB gene encoding N-acetylneuraminate synthase, which translates to MIKTYNRVIDDGHKTFIIAEAGVNHNGDINLAKKLIDAAVDAGADAVKFQTFKAEKIVIKKAEKAEYQKITTNNDESQFHMLKKLELSYEDHVQLYNYCRKKNIMFLSTPFDMDSVDLLEKIGIEVYKISSGDITNMPLLKYIASKNKPIILSTGMSNLGEIEEAIEWIKGAGNEKIILLHCTTNYPTEYKDVNLRAMNTMKEAFKLPVGYSDHTLGIEVPIAAVAMGACVIEKHFTLDKQMKGPDHKASLEPKELKKMVRTIRNIEICLGNGIKKCIENELENRLIGRKSIVAAHDIKKGEVLKLESIDFKRPGSGIEPKYYMNLIEKKITRDIKEDEIIRWNDIYE; encoded by the coding sequence ATGATTAAAACATATAATAGGGTGATAGATGATGGACATAAAACATTTATTATAGCTGAAGCTGGTGTTAATCATAATGGAGATATAAATTTAGCAAAAAAGCTGATAGATGCAGCTGTAGATGCTGGAGCAGATGCAGTTAAGTTTCAAACTTTTAAAGCTGAGAAGATTGTTATTAAAAAAGCAGAAAAAGCAGAATATCAAAAGATAACAACTAATAATGATGAATCCCAATTTCATATGTTGAAAAAATTGGAATTATCCTATGAAGATCATGTTCAATTATATAATTATTGTAGGAAAAAAAATATTATGTTTTTATCGACACCATTTGATATGGATAGTGTAGATTTATTAGAAAAGATAGGAATAGAAGTTTATAAGATTAGTTCTGGCGATATTACAAATATGCCATTGCTAAAATATATAGCAAGTAAAAATAAACCCATAATATTATCAACGGGTATGTCAAATTTAGGGGAAATTGAAGAGGCTATAGAATGGATAAAAGGAGCTGGGAATGAAAAAATAATCTTATTACACTGTACGACAAACTATCCTACGGAATATAAAGATGTAAATTTAAGAGCTATGAATACAATGAAAGAAGCTTTTAAATTACCTGTAGGGTATTCTGATCATACTTTAGGAATTGAAGTACCTATTGCAGCTGTAGCTATGGGAGCATGTGTTATTGAAAAACATTTTACATTAGATAAGCAAATGAAGGGGCCGGATCACAAGGCTTCTCTTGAACCAAAAGAATTAAAAAAGATGGTAAGAACAATTAGAAATATTGAAATTTGTTTGGGTAATGGGATAAAAAAATGTATCGAAAATGAATTAGAAAATAGATTAATTGGCAGAAAAAGCATAGTTGCAGCTCATGATATAAAGAAAGGTGAAGTATTGAAACTGGAATCAATTGATTTTAAAAGACCAGGAAGTGGAATTGAACCTAAATACTACATGAACTTAATTGAAAAAAAAATAACTAGAGATATAAAAGAAGATGAAATCATTAGGTGGAATGATATATATGAGTAA
- the neuC gene encoding UDP-N-acetylglucosamine 2-epimerase, whose translation MSKKIGVVTTSRADYGLLYPIMKEIQVSKQLSLKIIATGMHLLPQYGYTINNIKSDFKDVDEIDMYLGNPEQYSLVKSIGVGFISFAEYLKYKKMDMIIILGDRSELIVPAYSAMLCGIPIAHIFGGDNIDKYVTYDNNIRHSITKIASIHFTAIREHSERIRKLGEEEWRIHQIGSPALDYIKKCNYITKEELQKKFKRIDFSKPYCVLTFHPVHTEVNDISTQIKNIIEAINTFNLQVIATYPNNDVGSKIIIDYLKKESNKNDKFVLTNSLLQEEYYSLLRYSRLMLGNSSSGVLESTSFRIPSINIGSRQRGRIKGDNVIDTDYSVNQIENAIEKSLNNKKFIKLCKNSINPYGDGNASKKLVEVLENIGDYNKLIYKRITY comes from the coding sequence ATGAGTAAGAAAATTGGAGTTGTAACAACATCAAGAGCAGATTATGGATTGTTATATCCTATAATGAAAGAAATACAAGTATCGAAGCAGCTTAGTTTAAAAATAATTGCTACAGGAATGCATTTGTTACCTCAATACGGATATACGATAAACAATATTAAAAGTGATTTTAAAGATGTTGATGAAATAGATATGTATTTAGGAAATCCAGAACAGTATAGTTTAGTAAAAAGTATAGGTGTAGGTTTTATATCTTTTGCAGAATATCTCAAGTATAAAAAAATGGACATGATTATTATTTTAGGAGATCGTAGTGAGTTAATTGTACCAGCATATAGTGCAATGTTGTGTGGAATTCCAATTGCACATATATTTGGTGGAGATAATATTGATAAATATGTTACTTATGATAATAACATAAGACACTCTATTACTAAAATTGCAAGTATTCATTTTACAGCGATAAGAGAGCATAGTGAAAGAATTAGAAAACTAGGGGAAGAAGAATGGAGAATCCATCAAATTGGTTCTCCTGCCTTAGACTATATAAAAAAGTGTAATTATATTACTAAAGAGGAATTGCAAAAAAAATTTAAACGGATAGATTTTAGTAAACCGTATTGTGTACTAACTTTTCATCCTGTACATACTGAAGTTAATGATATATCTACTCAAATAAAAAATATAATTGAAGCAATAAATACATTTAACTTACAAGTTATTGCAACATATCCTAATAATGATGTAGGGAGTAAAATTATTATTGATTATTTAAAAAAAGAATCAAATAAAAATGATAAGTTTGTATTAACTAATAGTTTATTGCAAGAAGAGTATTATTCCTTATTAAGATATAGTAGATTAATGCTAGGAAATTCATCTAGTGGTGTACTAGAATCTACTTCTTTTAGAATACCATCTATAAACATTGGAAGTAGACAAAGGGGAAGGATAAAAGGAGACAATGTTATTGATACGGATTACTCAGTAAACCAAATAGAAAATGCTATTGAAAAATCTTTGAATAATAAAAAATTTATAAAATTATGTAAAAATAGCATCAACCCTTATGGAGATGGAAATGCATCAAAAAAATTAGTAGAAGTATTGGAGAATATTGGGGATTACAATAAATTGATCTATAAAAGAATTACTTATTAA
- a CDS encoding GNAT family N-acetyltransferase, which translates to MALVMGEYKKDDEQYILELFKDVFKREMTNDYWSWRYDKALINEKYIKLMWEDNLLVGHYAVFPILLKIGKKYVKTGFSMTTMTARQYKGQGIFKTLAQSLYLENYNNLKIIWGFPNDNSLYGFKKYLGWIHISDINMMAINLYNIQNIEPKINICYTSRFTDEYNRLFQTISEKYDIIVNRNSEYLKWRYVDNPQNQYYIMEYRQQHKLLGYCIYKLFNNGKLSGDIVDILAIDRYVFKELIINVLYELKNKGAISANIWMNDIEFVEELFKIGFIQTNEVTHIGCKINSNNLEENILNFSKWYLTMGDSDVF; encoded by the coding sequence ATGGCTTTAGTTATGGGGGAGTATAAAAAAGATGATGAGCAGTATATTTTAGAACTTTTTAAAGATGTATTTAAGAGAGAAATGACTAATGATTACTGGTCATGGAGATATGATAAAGCCCTAATTAATGAAAAATACATAAAGTTAATGTGGGAAGATAATCTATTGGTAGGTCATTATGCAGTATTTCCGATACTATTAAAAATAGGAAAAAAATACGTGAAAACAGGATTTTCAATGACGACTATGACTGCTAGACAATATAAAGGTCAAGGAATATTTAAAACACTAGCACAATCTTTGTACCTTGAAAATTATAATAATTTAAAAATTATTTGGGGATTTCCGAATGATAATTCATTATATGGATTTAAAAAATATTTAGGATGGATACATATTTCTGATATTAATATGATGGCTATTAATCTATATAATATACAAAACATTGAACCTAAAATAAATATTTGTTACACTTCTAGATTTACAGATGAATATAACAGATTATTTCAAACTATATCAGAAAAGTATGATATTATTGTTAACAGAAATAGTGAATATTTGAAATGGAGATATGTGGATAATCCGCAAAATCAGTATTATATTATGGAGTATAGGCAACAGCACAAGCTACTTGGTTACTGTATATATAAATTATTTAATAATGGTAAATTAAGTGGGGATATTGTTGATATACTTGCAATAGATAGATATGTTTTTAAAGAGTTAATAATTAATGTATTATACGAATTAAAAAATAAAGGTGCTATTAGTGCAAATATATGGATGAATGATATAGAATTTGTAGAAGAACTATTTAAGATAGGATTTATACAAACTAATGAAGTAACACATATTGGATGTAAAATAAATAGTAATAATTTAGAAGAAAACATTTTGAATTTTTCAAAATGGTATTTGACTATGGGAGATTCTGATGTTTTCTAG
- a CDS encoding PIG-L deacetylase family protein — MKILFISVHPDDETLGCGGTILKHSKNGDEIYWLILTDVSKELGYTNEFIINRQTQIDEVSKAYNFKKVYKLGYPTTKLHSIEFNELISKISSVINEVKPSIVYTVNRSDIHTDHQVAAKAIMSCTKSFRYPFIKKILMYECISETEIAYPLQENIFIPNAYCDISDFIEEKINIMKIYESEIQESPLPRSIENIKALARFRGSTVGVHYAEAFMLIRDVF; from the coding sequence GTGAAAATATTATTTATTTCAGTTCATCCAGATGATGAAACATTAGGATGTGGTGGAACAATTTTAAAACATAGTAAAAATGGTGATGAAATTTACTGGTTGATATTAACAGATGTTAGTAAAGAATTGGGATATACAAATGAATTTATTATAAATAGACAAACTCAAATAGATGAGGTTTCCAAAGCTTATAATTTTAAAAAGGTTTATAAGTTGGGTTATCCTACTACTAAATTACACTCAATCGAATTTAATGAACTAATATCAAAGATATCATCTGTAATAAATGAGGTTAAGCCAAGTATTGTATATACAGTGAATCGTTCTGATATTCATACAGATCATCAAGTTGCTGCAAAAGCTATTATGAGTTGTACAAAGAGTTTTAGATATCCATTTATTAAAAAAATTCTCATGTATGAGTGTATATCAGAAACGGAGATAGCTTATCCTTTACAAGAGAATATTTTTATACCAAATGCATATTGCGATATTAGTGATTTTATAGAAGAAAAAATTAATATAATGAAAATATATGAATCAGAAATACAAGAGTCTCCATTGCCACGAAGTATAGAAAATATTAAGGCTTTGGCTAGATTTCGTGGTTCGACAGTAGGTGTACATTATGCTGAGGCATTTATGTTAATTAGAGATGTATTTTAA
- a CDS encoding acetyltransferase, producing MDKVILVGAGGHCKVVIDILRNDYEIVGLTDIDKTKHDKKFYGINVLGDDTLLKDLYKKGIKKALVTLGSVGDNLYREKLFNYVRHIGFDFINAISSRSIIADSVKLGIGNMIMEGTIINADTKIENNVIINTGTIIEHDCYIEKHVHISTGARLAGGVKVGEGSFIGIGSTVIQGVNIGKNVTIGAGTVIIQDIPDNVVVVGVPGKIIKYKGD from the coding sequence ATGGATAAAGTAATCCTTGTAGGAGCAGGAGGTCATTGTAAGGTAGTTATTGATATATTAAGAAATGATTATGAGATAGTAGGTTTGACAGATATAGATAAAACAAAGCATGATAAAAAATTTTACGGAATTAATGTATTAGGTGATGATACATTATTAAAAGATTTGTATAAAAAAGGAATAAAAAAAGCATTAGTAACATTAGGAAGTGTGGGAGACAACTTATATAGAGAGAAGCTATTTAACTATGTAAGACATATTGGATTTGATTTTATAAATGCAATTAGTTCAAGGTCTATAATAGCAGATTCAGTTAAATTAGGAATAGGGAATATGATTATGGAGGGAACTATTATCAATGCAGATACAAAAATAGAAAATAATGTAATTATTAATACAGGTACTATTATAGAGCATGATTGTTATATAGAAAAACATGTTCATATATCTACAGGAGCTAGATTAGCAGGAGGTGTTAAAGTAGGAGAAGGTTCTTTCATTGGCATTGGAAGTACGGTTATTCAAGGTGTAAATATTGGAAAAAATGTTACTATCGGAGCTGGCACAGTTATTATACAAGATATACCAGATAATGTTGTAGTTGTGGGGGTACCCGGTAAAATCATTAAATACAAGGGTGATTAA
- a CDS encoding nucleotidyltransferase family protein has protein sequence MRRDISRILINPNTKIKDIIEVIDRGALGIALVVNEENNLLGTITDGDIRRAIINEISFEEKAEKIMNANYIFVHQNTSLKFISKLFEMKQIKQIPILDDDGQVVDIILINDILKKNGVENWAVIMAGGLGTRLRPLTYEVPKPMIKVGNKPILETIINQLSYHGFKNILISVNYKGQIIENYFRDGSNFDVNIEYIYEKKRLGTAGALKLAKHYLDKPFVMMNGDLLTKVNFKELLEYHNKNSLDITIGTKKYDIEIPYGVIETDGIEVKSLREKPKIDFFINGGIYCINPAVIEFIPDNQYYDITELINKLLIEKFDVGSFPIREYWLDIGQMPDYERAVIDYYDIFGGEVCATKE, from the coding sequence TTGAGAAGAGACATTAGTAGAATATTGATTAATCCCAATACAAAAATAAAAGATATTATAGAAGTAATCGATAGAGGTGCTCTAGGGATTGCTTTGGTAGTAAATGAAGAAAATAATCTATTAGGAACAATAACTGATGGAGATATTAGACGAGCTATTATAAATGAAATATCATTTGAAGAAAAAGCTGAAAAAATTATGAATGCTAATTATATTTTTGTTCATCAAAATACTTCTTTAAAATTTATCAGCAAACTATTTGAAATGAAACAAATTAAACAAATTCCTATATTAGATGATGATGGACAAGTTGTAGATATTATTTTAATAAATGATATATTAAAGAAAAATGGTGTAGAAAATTGGGCTGTAATAATGGCTGGGGGATTGGGAACTAGGTTAAGACCATTAACTTATGAAGTGCCAAAGCCTATGATCAAAGTTGGAAATAAGCCTATTTTAGAAACTATTATTAATCAATTAAGTTATCATGGGTTTAAGAATATTTTGATATCTGTAAATTATAAAGGACAAATTATTGAGAATTATTTCAGAGATGGAAGTAATTTTGATGTAAATATAGAGTATATATATGAAAAGAAAAGATTAGGTACAGCTGGGGCTTTGAAATTGGCAAAGCATTACTTAGACAAACCATTTGTTATGATGAATGGAGACTTACTAACAAAAGTAAATTTTAAAGAATTGCTAGAATATCACAATAAGAATAGCTTGGATATCACCATTGGAACTAAAAAATACGATATAGAGATTCCGTATGGTGTTATAGAAACAGATGGTATAGAAGTAAAAAGCTTAAGAGAAAAGCCGAAGATAGATTTTTTTATAAATGGAGGAATTTATTGTATAAATCCGGCTGTAATAGAGTTTATACCAGATAATCAATATTATGATATTACAGAATTAATTAATAAGCTATTGATTGAAAAATTTGATGTAGGAAGTTTTCCTATTAGAGAATATTGGCTAGATATTGGACAAATGCCAGATTACGAGAGGGCTGTTATAGATTATTATGATATATTTGGAGGTGAGGTTTGTGCAACTAAAGAATAA